CCGATGTCAAGGAACTGGCCGACGCGGTCGCCGGACTCTGGGACAAGCCCGCCCCGGAAGTGAATGGACAGCGTCTGTGGCTGACCCCCAAGCCGTGACCGGCGGCGCCTCCCCGAAGACCGACGCGCGTCGTCACCACGACCCGTCGGTCCGGGGCTTCGCCAGCGACAACTACGCCGGCGCGCACCCCGAGGTCCTCGCGGCCCTCGCCCTCGCCAACGGCGGCCACCAGGTCGCCTACGGCGAGGACCAGTACACCGATCACCTCCAGCGGATCATGCACAGCCACTTCGGCCCGACCGCCGAGGCCTTCCCGGTCTTCAACGGCACGGGTGCGAACGTCACCGCCCTGCAGGCGCTGACGGACCGCTGGGGCGCGGTGATCTGCGCCGAGACCGCGCACATCAACGTGGACGAGGGTGGTGCCCCGGAGCGGATGGGCGGCCTCAAGCTGCTCACCGTGCCCACCCCGGCCGGCAAGCTCACCCCCGAGCTGATCGACCGGCAGGCCTGGGGCTGGGAGGACGAGCACCGGGCGATGCCGCAGGTCGTCTCGATCACCCAGAACACCGAACTGGGCACCGTCTACACGGTGGAGGAGATCCGCGCGATCGTCGAGCACGCCCACTCCAAGGGCATGAAGGTGCACCTCGACGGAGCCCGGATAGCCAACGCGGCCGCGTCGCTGAACGTGCCCATGCGGGCGTTCACCAACGCGGTCGGCGTCGACGTCATCTCGTACGGCGGCACCAAGAACGGCATGCTGTTCGGCGAGGCGATCGTGGTCCTCAACCCGGACGCGGTCAGCCACATGAAGCACCTGCGCAAGATGTCCATGCAGCTCGCGTCCAAGATGCGGTTCGTGTCGGTGCAGCTGGAGGCGCTGCTCGCCAAGGACCTGTGGCTGCGCAACGCCCGGCACTCCAACGCCATGGCGCAGCGGCTCGCGGCCGGTGTGCGCGAGGTCGACGGGGTGGAGATCCTCTACCCGGTGCAGGCCAACGCGGTCTTCGCGCGGTTGCCGCAGGAGGTCACCCGGCGGCTCCAGGAGCGCTTCCGCTTCTACTTCTGGGACGAGGCGGCCGGCGACGTCCGCTGGATGTGCTCGTTCGACACCCGCG
This sequence is a window from Streptomyces sp. HUAS YS2. Protein-coding genes within it:
- a CDS encoding low specificity L-threonine aldolase, producing the protein MADPQAVTGGASPKTDARRHHDPSVRGFASDNYAGAHPEVLAALALANGGHQVAYGEDQYTDHLQRIMHSHFGPTAEAFPVFNGTGANVTALQALTDRWGAVICAETAHINVDEGGAPERMGGLKLLTVPTPAGKLTPELIDRQAWGWEDEHRAMPQVVSITQNTELGTVYTVEEIRAIVEHAHSKGMKVHLDGARIANAAASLNVPMRAFTNAVGVDVISYGGTKNGMLFGEAIVVLNPDAVSHMKHLRKMSMQLASKMRFVSVQLEALLAKDLWLRNARHSNAMAQRLAAGVREVDGVEILYPVQANAVFARLPQEVTRRLQERFRFYFWDEAAGDVRWMCSFDTREDDVDAFLQALKEEMARG